CTGAGATTGGTGTTGAAGATATTAGGAGGAGATTGCTAGAGATCATTAGGGAATCTACACGTGAAACATGGTTGAGAGCCGTTGAGGCTTTAATAATCTTAGCTAGGGAGCTTTTGAAAGCTGGTAGGAGTAGGCTTGCCATTCTTGTAGATGATCCATTCCAGATTATCGGCACTGGTAGGGAGGCTTCTATCTATGTTAAAGGTCTCTTAGGTTTAATCGAGTATCCTCCTAGGAGTTATGATGTTATAGTCGCTGTTGTTGCTACTAGCGAGGGTGTTTCTAGGAGGGAGATTGGTAGGCATAGATGGGCTGATATCCTTCCTATATGGAATATGTCTAGGGAGGGTTTTAAACAACTATATGATCAAATACCAGGGGATAAGCCAGATTTTGAATATATATGGAGGATAACAGGTGGGAATCCAAAGCTACTAGCAGAACTCTATGGGAGAGGTTGGGATGTCGAAGGTTTGCTAAGAGATTTGATTGATAAGAGGAGGCTTAAGGCTATCATCTCCTCTCTAGATCCTAAGGAGAGGGAGCTTCTAGCCAGGGCTGTCGAGGATCCTGATTCTCTAATGCGTAGGGAGGGTATAGCTATGATGGATAAGCTTGTGGAGCTTAATCTAATGGTTGATACCCTCCCAGATCGGATACCGCTATCTTGGATCGACACTCCACCGCCGGAGAGAGATCCAGTGCTTGGTATTGGTAAGCATAATGCCTGGCAGACACCCCTGCATAGAGAGGCTGTTAGAAGGGTTCTTGAAGAGCTCTAGATAATAGTAGGTATGGATAGGGATTAGCTAAGAAATTTTATGTTAAGATTAGGGATCTATAGAGGAGGTTCAGAGGTATTTGCTGAAATCCTTTACCAAGCTAACTAATGCCTAGAAATAGCTATTATTATTAAACATATAAACATATTTAATAGTAACTGCTAAGCCCTTGATAGCTCTAACCATATATCTTGCGAGAAGAGGCTTTTATAGCTTGCTTAGCCCTCTTGGGGCTATTAGATACCTGTCTACAATGTCTATCTAATCGTGCTATCCATAGCATAACACCGAGTTGGTGAGATGGTTAGAAGAGGCGTTGATGATGTTGAAAAGTCTATTTATAGTTAGAGAAATCTGCAGGGTAGCTTGGAGCTTATGTCTATGGATATAGCATTATTATGCCCTACGAGATCCTGACTATGGATGTGGTGATGAAGAGGATTAGGCTTGAGTTTGTAAGGGGTTTAGAGATCGAGTTTATCGATCGTGATAGGGGTGTTAAGCAGATCCTCGATCTTGCTGAGAGAGGGACTAGATTCCCGTTAGTCGTTTTCGGGCCTGAGGGCTGTGGCAAGTCTGCTTGGATGAGGCAGGCCTCCGAGATCTTTAGAGAGTTTGGCTTCGATGTCATCTATATCAACCCCATCGAAAGAAGAATCATAGCCGAGGTCGGTGTTGAGGATGTTAGAAAGAAGCTTCTAGAGATTATTGGGGAGGCCACACCAGATCCATGGGCTAGAGCTGTCTACGCCCTGATCATGCTTGCCCAGACCCTTCTAAAGGCTGGTAGGAGGAGACTTGCTATTCTTGTAGATGAAGCATTTCATGTTATTGGAACCGGTAGAGAAGCTGCCATTTATGTTAAAGGTCTCTTAGGTTTAATCGAGTATCCTCCTAGGAGTTATGATGTTATAGTTGCTGTTGTTGCTACTAGTGAGGGTGTTTCTAGGAGGGAGATTGGTAGGCATAGATGGGCTGATATCCTTCCTATATGGAATATGTCTAGGGAGGGTTTTAAACAACTATATGACCAGCTTCCAGGAGATAAGCCGGGCTTCGAGGAGATATGGAGGTTAGCGGGTGGTAATCCGCGAATCCTGGCTCAGCTCTATGAGGAGAGATGGAACATCGGGAAACTGGTTGGAGAGCTAATTCGTGAGAGAGATATTAGAGGTTTTATGATGTCTCTAAGCGAGGATGAGAGGAAGCTGTTGGCAAGAGCTATTGAAGATCCAGATGCTCTGATGTGTAGAGAAGGCATATCCCTCATAGATAGGCTTGTTAAGCTCAACCTAGTAGTTGATAACATGTATGAACGAGATCCATGGTTCTGGATAGATGCTCCACCACCAGAGAAGGATCCCGAGCTAGGTATAGGCAAAGAAATTGCATGGCAAACACCGCTGCATAGAGAAGCAGTTAAGAGAGCACTGTCTCCAACATTCTCTCCACCCTAAAAGGGCAGGCTTTCAGTTGTAAGGCCTGGCGAGAGAAATAGATCTATAGATCTCATCATCATAACCAGATTTGTAGGGATATTGATTAAGCTTAAATCCTCACGGAATAATTCCTCCATGTTGGGATCTTCTAGATGGATATAGATAGGGTATCTAGGCTATTACGAGATATAGAGAGGACGCTGAATGTCATAGAGGAGATCGTTGATGTTGATCTCAGCGTCTTTATAGCTGATGTGAGGAGTAGATATGCCTTGAGGTATGCTATAGTAGAACTTGTGGAGGCCACAGCTACTCTCGGGCTACATATACTTAGAGAAGATCTTAATATCGAGAGAGTTGAGAGCTATTCACAGATATTCGATAAGCTTGTCGAGAACAGCATAATTAGCGTAGATACTGGAGAGCGGATGAAAAAAGTTGTTAGGCTTAGAAACCTCATAGTACATAGATACTGGGATGTGGAGGACACTAGAATATATAGGGAGGCTAGAGAAAGTGGGATTGAGGTGGTCAAGAGGTTTATAGAGGAGGTTAAAAGCTATGTCTCTAGAAGAAGAGCTGGAGAGGCTTGAAGAATCCGAGAAGTATAGGTTCTACAAACTCTCAAGAGAGGAGAGGGAGAGGGTGTTAAAGATTTTAAAAAGCTTCTTAGGGGAGAGGGGCGAGGTTGTTCTAGCAATACTCTACGGCTCATTCCTAAGGGAACACGGTTTTCGGGATATAGATATAGCACTGTATATCAGAGGCAATATAGATCCTTTAAACTATAAGCTCGCCTTAGAGGAAGAGCTTGAAAAAGCTTTGAAGCTACCAATAGACATTAAGATCCTCAATGAAGCACCTCCATGGTTTATCAAGAAAGTTATAGAAGAGGGAGAGATACTCTTAGAAAAGACACCCCTCATAGCAGA
This portion of the Sulfolobales archaeon genome encodes:
- a CDS encoding ATP-binding protein, whose amino-acid sequence is MKAAKRVKLRFAKGLDITFADREPALEKVFEWAEKGIVNVQVVFGPEGCGKTAWLKQSAVLLRELGFDIIYINPLEREILAEIGVEDIRRRLLEIIRESTRETWLRAVEALIILARELLKAGRSRLAILVDDPFQIIGTGREASIYVKGLLGLIEYPPRSYDVIVAVVATSEGVSRREIGRHRWADILPIWNMSREGFKQLYDQIPGDKPDFEYIWRITGGNPKLLAELYGRGWDVEGLLRDLIDKRRLKAIISSLDPKERELLARAVEDPDSLMRREGIAMMDKLVELNLMVDTLPDRIPLSWIDTPPPERDPVLGIGKHNAWQTPLHREAVRRVLEEL
- a CDS encoding ATP-binding protein, with product MPYEILTMDVVMKRIRLEFVRGLEIEFIDRDRGVKQILDLAERGTRFPLVVFGPEGCGKSAWMRQASEIFREFGFDVIYINPIERRIIAEVGVEDVRKKLLEIIGEATPDPWARAVYALIMLAQTLLKAGRRRLAILVDEAFHVIGTGREAAIYVKGLLGLIEYPPRSYDVIVAVVATSEGVSRREIGRHRWADILPIWNMSREGFKQLYDQLPGDKPGFEEIWRLAGGNPRILAQLYEERWNIGKLVGELIRERDIRGFMMSLSEDERKLLARAIEDPDALMCREGISLIDRLVKLNLVVDNMYERDPWFWIDAPPPEKDPELGIGKEIAWQTPLHREAVKRALSPTFSPP
- a CDS encoding DUF86 domain-containing protein is translated as MDIDRVSRLLRDIERTLNVIEEIVDVDLSVFIADVRSRYALRYAIVELVEATATLGLHILREDLNIERVESYSQIFDKLVENSIISVDTGERMKKVVRLRNLIVHRYWDVEDTRIYREARESGIEVVKRFIEEVKSYVSRRRAGEA
- a CDS encoding nucleotidyltransferase domain-containing protein, which translates into the protein MSLEEELERLEESEKYRFYKLSREERERVLKILKSFLGERGEVVLAILYGSFLREHGFRDIDIALYIRGNIDPLNYKLALEEELEKALKLPIDIKILNEAPPWFIKKVIEEGEILLEKTPLIAEKLYLRALDEISLFMYKTRDQ